A stretch of DNA from Pagrus major chromosome 22, Pma_NU_1.0:
ATCTTTTAGATACATGAAGTGTTTCCCTGTTGCCCAAAGAGCCGCTTTTACTGGCACAAGTAAATGAGATTAAAATATTTTACGTTATACATTAAATGAACAACTCAGACAACAACAAGATTATGTCATCAAACCCGAATATGTATCCTCGTGACGAGCCAAGGTGTCCTCTTCATCCATCATGTCATTCTAAAACAGAGCAGATTATCCATCACTGACCTGAGGGCTTAGTCTAATGCAGAGTGTCAATGAGTGAATGATGTAAAACTGTTATGCACAGTTTTACACCCTGttcacttttactttactaTTGGCAAAACCACCATCCAAAACACTGCATTTCCACAACATTACCTCAACATGTGTGGTAGCACACGGCACCTCCTCCTTTGGGACAGTATCTTCAGCTTCAATTCCCTGCTGTGTCATAGCATCTACGAAGACAATCACACTCCATCATCAAAATACAGTCACTGAAGAACACACAGTATGAcattttacacttattttagTTCACCAAATGTATTTCCACCTACATTTGTGGAGTGGGACTCAAATAATTTTCCCCAACTGTCTATAAAGAAATACCCTCACCCTTAAAAATGATTCCCTTTTACAGATCATTCTAGAGCAGTACATGAGTGTTGTGTGGTTAAAAGTAAGAATTCCTCACCAGAGGCAGAAAGCTCAGAGGAGGGCAGCTCCAGTTCAGTCTGAAtctaaaatatgacaaaacatgaaagtaaaatcaGGGAACTAAAATATCATGTCCTTGCAAGTATATTACaggtttttcaaaatgtcttgtATGGAGATACTGCATTTCCATAATCTTACCTCGAGGTGTGTGGTAACAAATGGCACCTCTTCCTTTGGGACACCATCTCCAGCTTCAGTTTCCTGTTCTGTCAGATCATATATGATCTGAAACATGGAGCACAAAAAGACCAAATGTCAATACATGTGTTACATGCATTCATCAAGTATTTCTTCTTAGGTAAATGTTTGTGTACAGTGTGAAACAGAGATGCAGAGAACATGTACCTGCTTCAAGTCTTCAGATTTGGTATCAGTTGTTTCCAGATCCAAGTTCTCCCTGGGACAGACAGCTTCACGGGGAACCTTAAGAACAAAATACTGTATCAGAATTCATCAAGTCTACCCATTTGTACTCAAGTCAGTGGTaatttgtgtgtacatgtgcgTTGTTATTTGTTGGCATAAAGTCATTGTCACACATTTACCATTTTCACTGTTGTCGTACTGCTAAGAGGATTATCCCTCACGAGGGTGACCTCGCTGTCATCTCCCTGCTCACGCGGATCTGTGcaaagaaaaaagcaacaaacacaaaatgattaGCTGTCTATATCACTGACCACAACTTAACAGGTGACCATCAGTTGTGATTTGACCAAATATTAAAGGCAGACAAAGTAAGAGTAGATGGATGATAGATACAATTTTACTTTCCATATTTACAAGATTTCCACATATTTACTTTAAGCTGCTCATTAAATGAAGGAAATGCATCATATTTTCTACTCATTAGAAACAAAGATaagagaagaaattaaatatgTTGCTTACCAGTAATAGTCATGTTGTCAAAGCTGCTATCCATGCTGTAGGTATTCACCTCTCCAGGCAAAGACTCCAAGCCAGTCGTTGCGATATCTGACTCATCCTTGGCTTCCGTAGGGTTCTCATCCAATGGAGAATTTAAGGCATCTGGCCCAACTGTGTCCATCCCTGAGGCACCTTCCTCTTCAGTGCCTTTGTCAGTTTCCACTGCACTCTTGTCACAGATCAAGGTCAAAACACCTTGGTCACTTTGGTTATTGGGTGGTGGTAGCGTGGTTTCATTCACATCACTATCACAAGGTAAAATGTCTTTAGGTTTGGTTTGAGAGACCATTGTAGTGGCAACTATGTTCACCCCTTCATTGAAAACAGTTTCTCTTAGGCTCTCTGTCGTTCTCAGTATTTGAGGTCCAGTGGTCACGCTGCATTCTGACAAAATCTGatccttcttttcttcttggGACTCCACAAAAGACTCAGAATGAAGATTATCTTCAGAGCTTTTGCTGAGCTCCAAACTACTGGCTAGTTTGTGGATGTCATCTGCTGTTTGAGTGTCAACAAGTTCACCAGCGCTCTGCTTTTCACTGTAGTCTCCCTGAGGGTGATCGCCAGCAACAGCAGTATCCTTTTCTTGACATTCATGAGACTCTAGCTGATCCTCGGGTGTTGCAGTCTCTTTCAAAGATGGGTCACACTGCAGTGGTGTTTCGTATGAAGTGGTGGGTCCCACATCACCAGATTTGTTTTCTGTCGCAGAGCTCTTCCACCAGGTTTTCAGAGCCTCATTTATCACCTGGCCCTCGCATTCCATCTGCACAAGgcatttgatttttctttcttctcttgttACTCTAGATACAGTCAGCTGTAACGCTTTGTCTGTTGTAAGCGCTGACAACTCATCTACTGCACCACTGTCCCAGGATCCATGTGAAGCACCAAAGCCTTCAAGCTCACACAAAAATGCCTGTTGAGGAGTTTCCATCAGGTCAGTAGGCATTTCCCTCACATCTGTAACATTGACTTGGGACTTGTTTCCATAGTCTACAAAGAGAACTGACAACATGTCTCCATCTTTGTCGATGACCTCTGCACGGTACCACAGATGATCATCTGCAAAGAGAGCAATACATGGGCAGCCAGGGGAGAGAGAGCCTGGGAGGATAGGTTTGTGATCGGCTGCATCCCCAACTTCTGAGACACTTAATGTTAACTTATCAAGCTCTTCTGAGTCTGCAAGCTGACACCAAAATGTCTGAGCATCATTGACAGTTGTGATGTAAACCTCTAACTTTTGTCCCTCTAAAAGCTCTCGCTGGTGGTAACATAGAGAACAGGAGCTCAAGAGCGATGACTGTGAGTTCTCTGGTACTTGCCCGATGTCAGAGTGCTGGGCAGGTTTTTCCTTAACTTGTTCAAGTTTCTCTAAAGTGATTTCAGAACCATCAGTTGAACATCTAGCAGGTACTTTACACTTGATATTCACACCACTGTCTTCAACACTTACTTCCCACACAGATCCTGTCTGCCTGATGAACTGGCACTTGAGCACCTTTTCTCCATTACCGCCAATGTCTTCTCTGAAAGCTGACATCACATCTGGATCAAGCACTCTCTCTTTTCCAAGAGCTGCAGCGTCACTCAGCATACAGTGTGTGCTGTACATGGGAAGGTTCAAGAAATCCGAATCGAGTCTGCCTAACTTGGAAAATGGCATCACTGCCGTATTTCCAAAATCAACAAACTCAACAAGAGCCATTGCATTGCTGTGAATTTCTCTTACAACTGCTCGGTACCATGAGGAATCATCTAGGAACTCTGCTTGAACAAGGTCACCTTGATGCACATCTTTGATGTCTGCTTTGGGGGTGGATTGGGGGTCATTGAGCTTTTCAGCAAGGGAGAATagttcatcctcctctctgacaagTTGGACGTAGAAACTCAGTGGGCTGTTGCAGTGTGAGACATAAACATCTGCTTCCATACCTGATGTGATAGACTTTGAGGGCAGGTCTGCCAGTTGAGGGAGTTTTCCAACATCACTCTTCTTTACAGATTCTTTGCCAGGTGATTTGGACTTAATGAGCTGTTTAGTTTCTGAAAGAGGACTCTCTTTCTTTGGTTTGATACAGGTACCTGCCAGCTCAGAACCATTTCCCATATTACTTGGTTTGCTTTCACATGACTGCCTTTGGTGTGGAGGTCTGTAAAGCTCTAACGGAGCAGCTTTGACCTTCTGACCATTTTCACAAACGTGGTGCAAAGGCTTCCGTGCAGACTGCAGTTTCACGTCGGCATCCCTCACTTGATGTCTTGGTTTTGGAGCAGAGACATTTTTCTTGATGGTTTGAGTGTGATCTTCTATCTCTACAGCTTGAGTCTTTCTTGCATGGCTTTCAGAAGCTTCAAGTCTTCTCTGACCCTGGCAGACAAGCTCTTCTGTGTGCATCTCAATCTGGAACATCTTCTTGATTTTTGAATTAATCTGAGTGTTTCCATCATACAGCTCAACCAACAGTTTCCCATCAGGTTCTCGGGCCACTACAAGTGCTCGGAATTTACACTCTGTGGCACTTGTCTCAAACCAGCTGTTGACCTCGCTCTCAACATTGGCAGGGACATCAGAGAGACCACACACAAGTGCTTGTACAGGCACAGACATTATGTCATTAGCCTCTCTGGGAATTGGAAGCAAGTCAGATTTTTCCACCTCAAGACTGTCACCATAATCCACAAAATGAACCAGAATAGCTGGCTTTGTGGCCTTGATTTGTCCCCTGTACCACTGCCCATCAGTGTACCTCGCAAAACACAGAGTTCCACGGACTGTTGGGAGCTGAACACTCTCGAGCTGAAGGCAGAGATTGTTCACTTTGATTTTGAGATCTTTTGTCACATCGGCGTTCCTCTCGAGGTGGCAGTAGAACTGATTGACATTGTTCACACATGTCACCGTGACCTGTTCCTCTGTTCCAGTTTTGACGTTGTGCGTTGAGTAGTAGTATGTGTCCAAGCGGAAAGATGACCCAGCGCCTATCTTGGGAGGTGTACTTTTGACCAGACTGACCATACTGGTAGAGATGCTCTCAAAGGGAGTCTCTAGATCCACAATGTTGAAAACAATCTTCTTCTCACTGTACATAACAGCATATATGGTGCACTTCAAAATCACAAGGCTGGATGCAGCGGTTTCCACAAAGCTGTGGAACATTGATGTTGCTTCTTCATTCCACTTAGTTTTGGCAGACGTGGGGTCAACTGGGTTAAACACACTACATCGAAAAGCTTGGCCATGCAGAGCTAGGAATTCAGGGTAAATTCTCCTCAGTTCATAGAGAGAGACTGTCTCTGTTTGGCCGTAGTCAACAAACAACACGTCCACATGAGGCGTTTCATGTCTGTGAATTACAAGGGCTCTGTACCACATCCCATTATTCGGGTGGCGAGCAACACAAGCTGTCTCAACAAGAGGTTGGAACTTGCTGCCTGCGTAATGAGCCTGTATTTCATGCATGAGCAACTTCAAGTGTCCTGCATTTTGAACTAGTTGGCACCAAAAATCATTTGGGCTTTCAATGTAGGACACATTAACATCAAGGACACTTCCGATGGAAAACATTTGCTCCTTGAATGAAGGAGTGCTCCTTTCATTACTGGCAGGGCAAACTGTGTTTAGGGTCTGGCACATTCCCTTGTTCCTGGATACACCTGATAGTCTGGCATCAGGAAGCTGCGTGGGAAGCAGAAAAGCAGGGTGTGTGGTCATTTTGGCTTTGggttgtctttgtgtttcagccCGTTCAGCAAAGCCAGAACTACACATCAGCATACTGAGATCTTTATCTACCTGTACTTTAGGATCTGTTAGTTGGACAACATAGCCCTCATCATGTTTTGCTGTCACGTGTACATTTAGTGTTTTATCTGTGACTGCTTTGATGAAAAAGTCACAGGCACTTTGACTCCATCTTCCATCTTTTGGCCTGATACCAGCCAGAGAGCATTTCAGTGCAAGACATGGCAGCTTTTTGAACTCGTCAGGAAGGGCCTTGATGTTATTTCTGTCAACCACTTCAGTGTTTCCATAATCAACAAAGAACACCTCGATTTGTGTCTTACCAACCTCAGCCACAGTTGCTCTGTAGAAATTACCATCTTCTGAATTGGCAGCACAGTAGAGCCCAACTGTTGGATTTTTCACCAAATGTTCATTCACTGAATCTTTGTACAAATGGTAGATACTATCCATAAGTTCATCCAATTCGTTTGCATAGTTCTCTGTTTGGATCCAAAACTCTGATGGATCAGAAACATGCTGAACGACTGCCACATGagaggagctgagagagagGTCTTCAGCTGGCAACGTCTTCACTCTTCTTTGCCCTCCTTCTTCCTCTACAGCCCGTCCAGGAGTTAACATCTTTCTTTGATTTGCCTCCTGCTGGCCTGGATGCTGATGGCTGTATGCAGTGTTACGGATGGCATAATCTCCAAGTGTTTTTTCGCACTTCAGTGAACAGCTCTCCTTTGACCCAAACAAGttgttaatgtttgtgttttcatcactaTACAGCGTGACATACTGAACACCCTCAGAGATGCTTTGGTACTCAAATTTGGCGATCGCTGTCTTGTACAGAAGAAGGGTCCTGAGATAGTCAATCTGACTGCTTGTCCATCCAACCCCTTTGTCAAGAATTCCATACAGGGAGCAGACGTAAGTCACAACAGGCAGCCTGAAGAACTCTGCAGCCAGTGGTCTAATATGCTCCACTTGAACAAACTGTTTGGTTCCATAGTCAACGTTCAACACTTCCACCATTTTGTTAGTTGGGAGAACCTGTTGTAGTACAGAGCGGTACCACCTGCCATCACTTCCTCTTGCAGCACAAGGAAACCCAATCATTTCTGGACCAACGATGCAATTGGTAATTCTGCCCTCACAGGACTTTGTGATTTGCTCAGAGAGTTTCTTCAACTCTTGCGAGAACACCTTCAACTGGCAAAAAAtcctctgtgggtttgtcacatCTGTGACTATGACTGTCTCCACGGTTCCTGCTAGCAGCTCTGGGTACATGAAGACTTCCTTCTTCTGCAGTCGCTCACCACCTCTGTGTTGAGACACTATGGCTCCACTTTGTGACTGCAGTGACATGAGAACAAAGTCCTGGAACATGTCTGGAGACAACATCTTGGCAATTCCCATCTCATACATTTGTTTAGATATGCAAGGGATGTGGATGACAAATGTTCTGTGTGCCACCAGTACATCTTGCACATGTGCCTTCACAGATTTTCCAGAGAGAGATCTCAGAAACTCAAGAGCCACAGGAGACCATCTGTTTTCAGGTGAAAGGGGTAACACATTAGCTAGCACACAAAATTCCACCTCAGGTGGCAGTTGGAAATGCTTCTTCTTACCCCATGCCAGCTTACTTGTGGTGGTATTATGCGACACCCCTTTGTCAATGAGGAACACACTGTATTTTGCGCCATTCCTTGTGACTATGCGAGACCGGTACCAAGTACCATCTATCTGGATCAAGCACTCATCACCAGGATTTCCTTCAAGCTCTTGAAATGCGTTTCCAGGAGACTGAATGTCTTTGGCCAGGGACTCATAATCTGCTGTCCTCTCCTGGCTAAATTTTCCCCAGAACTCCACAAGGACACAAAGGGGATGCAAGTGAACCTTGGTTATGAAAACAGTTACATCTGATCCTCGTGTAGGCAATCCTTGGACTGAGGACATTTTGGCAGTTTCATGAAGTCAAGCTACCCATGATGTATCATCTCTCATCAACACAACCGGGGGAACACTGGATGttatctggaaaaaaaacaaaacaaataaaaataagagcACACAACACACGCACAAGAAAACATTAAAGCCCCCTTCCAatgtattttagtatttttatgatatttcatatttttcgACAAAAACGCaattttgtgctcaaagtcACAAAATTTAAACGGTTGCTAAAATGGAGTAATGACAACCTCCAACAGGTTTATAGTTTAATAAACAGGGCAGTGCGTAGCGTGTGGGTGAtcaagaaagagaaagcaagAGAAGCACAGATCGCTACAGTAACAGCGTTCAGAGCAGACGGGTGATAGGCAAAGTTTAGCAGAAGTTCTCTTGTGGCTGTAAACATACAGTTCAGCTCACATTTTGATCATGAATAAACTCTGTAGCTCCTCAATACACAAGAAGAACTATTGTTTAATGACAGCTATCACTTTCCCTGCTAATATTCATGCTGCTtatccatgaaaaaaaaaaatcaatgttatCGCTTGATCTTGCTAAAACGGCAgtgtggttgtgatggtaatCATGACATATGACTTTTAACCAAGCCCCCACTCTTTGTTTGAGAGAGACCGCTGACCgttagacaggaagaaaaactgaCTGAAGGGGGGCTTTAAACACAACATCGCCCCTCGCTTCCTCTTATTTACCTGCATTTTAGAAGACAAATCGTGATTAGGGCTGCATCTCCTTAATAAATATGATCAATACAATTTATGTTAAGCCCCAGATGCTGATATGAAATTgcttatttctgaaaaaaatgttttatgtctgCCTAATGTTACAATGGGTTACATGCTGAAAGCATTACAATAGTCTGCATGCAGGTAAAACTACAGAAATTAACATCCTAACTTCTTAAGAGGCTACATTTGAGACTcaagtgaaaaatgagaccttcacCATCTTACTCGGgtgcctatacaagcctgagGATGATTAGTTTAATAGTGTAATGTTGTTTGATAACTTCAGCTACTAATTATTTTGCAGATGAcatgctgcatcacagccaaagtagcacttttttaaaaatcaatttatttgtgagcaatcagatttaaaaaataaataaataaataaaaaatacagattctGATCATCTGAAAAATTCGAATTATCGGCTCAGATAATCAGCCAGGTCGATAATCACTTGACCCATGTCATTAGGCTCACATTAAGGAACTGCTTTATCCTCCTGCTTGCCCTGTGACACAAGATGAGTCATACCAGCAGAGGAAAACACCTAATATTTGCTGCCTGCATATCTtcaaaaaaaagacaacactctCAGGTTACATA
This window harbors:
- the tdrd6a gene encoding tudor domain-containing 6 yields the protein MSSVQGLPTRGSDVTVFITKVHLHPLCVLVEFWGKFSQERTADYESLAKDIQSPGNAFQELEGNPGDECLIQIDGTWYRSRIVTRNGAKYSVFLIDKGVSHNTTTSKLAWGKKKHFQLPPEVEFCVLANVLPLSPENRWSPVALEFLRSLSGKSVKAHVQDVLVAHRTFVIHIPCISKQMYEMGIAKMLSPDMFQDFVLMSLQSQSGAIVSQHRGGERLQKKEVFMYPELLAGTVETVIVTDVTNPQRIFCQLKVFSQELKKLSEQITKSCEGRITNCIVGPEMIGFPCAARGSDGRWYRSVLQQVLPTNKMVEVLNVDYGTKQFVQVEHIRPLAAEFFRLPVVTYVCSLYGILDKGVGWTSSQIDYLRTLLLYKTAIAKFEYQSISEGVQYVTLYSDENTNINNLFGSKESCSLKCEKTLGDYAIRNTAYSHQHPGQQEANQRKMLTPGRAVEEEGGQRRVKTLPAEDLSLSSSHVAVVQHVSDPSEFWIQTENYANELDELMDSIYHLYKDSVNEHLVKNPTVGLYCAANSEDGNFYRATVAEVGKTQIEVFFVDYGNTEVVDRNNIKALPDEFKKLPCLALKCSLAGIRPKDGRWSQSACDFFIKAVTDKTLNVHVTAKHDEGYVVQLTDPKVQVDKDLSMLMCSSGFAERAETQRQPKAKMTTHPAFLLPTQLPDARLSGVSRNKGMCQTLNTVCPASNERSTPSFKEQMFSIGSVLDVNVSYIESPNDFWCQLVQNAGHLKLLMHEIQAHYAGSKFQPLVETACVARHPNNGMWYRALVIHRHETPHVDVLFVDYGQTETVSLYELRRIYPEFLALHGQAFRCSVFNPVDPTSAKTKWNEEATSMFHSFVETAASSLVILKCTIYAVMYSEKKIVFNIVDLETPFESISTSMVSLVKSTPPKIGAGSSFRLDTYYYSTHNVKTGTEEQVTVTCVNNVNQFYCHLERNADVTKDLKIKVNNLCLQLESVQLPTVRGTLCFARYTDGQWYRGQIKATKPAILVHFVDYGDSLEVEKSDLLPIPREANDIMSVPVQALVCGLSDVPANVESEVNSWFETSATECKFRALVVAREPDGKLLVELYDGNTQINSKIKKMFQIEMHTEELVCQGQRRLEASESHARKTQAVEIEDHTQTIKKNVSAPKPRHQVRDADVKLQSARKPLHHVCENGQKVKAAPLELYRPPHQRQSCESKPSNMGNGSELAGTCIKPKKESPLSETKQLIKSKSPGKESVKKSDVGKLPQLADLPSKSITSGMEADVYVSHCNSPLSFYVQLVREEDELFSLAEKLNDPQSTPKADIKDVHQGDLVQAEFLDDSSWYRAVVREIHSNAMALVEFVDFGNTAVMPFSKLGRLDSDFLNLPMYSTHCMLSDAAALGKERVLDPDVMSAFREDIGGNGEKVLKCQFIRQTGSVWEVSVEDSGVNIKCKVPARCSTDGSEITLEKLEQVKEKPAQHSDIGQVPENSQSSLLSSCSLCYHQRELLEGQKLEVYITTVNDAQTFWCQLADSEELDKLTLSVSEVGDAADHKPILPGSLSPGCPCIALFADDHLWYRAEVIDKDGDMLSVLFVDYGNKSQVNVTDVREMPTDLMETPQQAFLCELEGFGASHGSWDSGAVDELSALTTDKALQLTVSRVTREERKIKCLVQMECEGQVINEALKTWWKSSATENKSGDVGPTTSYETPLQCDPSLKETATPEDQLESHECQEKDTAVAGDHPQGDYSEKQSAGELVDTQTADDIHKLASSLELSKSSEDNLHSESFVESQEEKKDQILSECSVTTGPQILRTTESLRETVFNEGVNIVATTMVSQTKPKDILPCDSDVNETTLPPPNNQSDQGVLTLICDKSAVETDKGTEEEGASGMDTVGPDALNSPLDENPTEAKDESDIATTGLESLPGEVNTYSMDSSFDNMTITDPREQGDDSEVTLVRDNPLSSTTTVKMVPREAVCPRENLDLETTDTKSEDLKQIIYDLTEQETEAGDGVPKEEVPFVTTHLEIQTELELPSSELSASDAMTQQGIEAEDTVPKEEVPCATTHVENDMMDEEDTLARHEDTYSALHADTDTTASELHTCTTPSKDSGDKDEDLACLTDVCTDLNKPSEDRNVTGARDDCLSSGTSEEMDQNESLPYMELPHEQLVALPSDAEPQACTVCCPDLENLVEEVTCLVRQISLTDDCRDPQQESETEDSEQLVHTEKDFSDGELDEEIPFSADDSFEAQLTKITHLSLIINDGSADILPVEQQPKE